The proteins below are encoded in one region of Aquisphaera giovannonii:
- a CDS encoding IPT/TIG domain-containing protein, whose protein sequence is MTSTTRRPSPHSRPGRPATGRRALPRVDALESRQLLTLLGQQLFPSDNAWNQNVSAAPVASNSAAIINNIIGRYGDGRFHPDFGQDSRGGNPLYGIPFNVVHGNSQPKVRVVVDGYPDESDLMDAPIPANAVLEGDNQNGPVAGLANRGDSHLIVWDVDNDVAYEFYNASRPGENADGRWHAAQESVWDMKTDTFRPLGWTSADAAGLAILPGLVRPDEALPASQGGQGVINHAIRITLQNSTILNKYVYPASHVANTGTDASVLAPMGARLRLKANVDISGLNPQSKVVAQAMKDYGVIVADNGSNFYASGASYSVDAGNNFTLTWSDADIQDSTRGLKSLTFSDFEVVDTTPVVTGLSASSGSAGATVTVTGLNFSGAAGRLSVLFGGVAATSVTVVDDSHVTAVVPAGTGTVDVRVQSGVTASDARNIKNPVFGYGTSAVTAADRFTYGGTTGNQAPTIATAAAASPSPVTGTTASLSVLGADDGGESNLKYTWQATASPSGGSPTFSANGTNAARNAVVTFHRAGAYTFRVTATDAGGLTATSTVNVTVNQTLTSVVVSPSTASVADGARQQFAASALDQFAQPLATQPSFTWTKVSGRGSLNRYGRYTAPSSGTGTAVIQAAAGGKSGRATITYAPLGTAVQALSTTKDTSTTTRVSHKRRHA, encoded by the coding sequence ATGACCAGCACCACCCGACGCCCCTCCCCCCACTCCCGGCCGGGCCGCCCCGCCACCGGCCGCAGGGCTCTACCCCGCGTCGACGCCCTGGAGTCGCGCCAGCTCCTGACCCTCCTGGGCCAGCAGCTCTTCCCCTCCGACAACGCCTGGAACCAGAACGTCTCCGCCGCACCGGTCGCCTCCAACTCCGCCGCGATCATCAACAACATCATCGGCCGCTACGGCGACGGCCGCTTCCACCCCGACTTCGGCCAGGACTCCCGCGGCGGCAATCCCCTCTACGGCATCCCCTTCAACGTCGTCCACGGCAACTCCCAGCCGAAGGTCCGCGTCGTGGTCGACGGATACCCCGACGAGAGCGACTTGATGGACGCCCCCATACCCGCCAACGCCGTCCTCGAGGGCGACAACCAGAACGGCCCGGTCGCCGGCCTGGCCAACCGCGGCGACTCCCACCTGATCGTCTGGGACGTGGACAACGACGTCGCCTACGAGTTCTACAACGCCTCGCGCCCCGGCGAGAACGCCGACGGGCGTTGGCACGCGGCCCAGGAGTCGGTCTGGGACATGAAGACCGACACCTTCCGCCCCCTCGGCTGGACCTCGGCCGACGCCGCCGGCCTGGCGATCCTCCCGGGCCTGGTCCGGCCCGACGAGGCCCTGCCGGCGAGCCAGGGGGGGCAGGGCGTCATCAATCACGCGATCCGGATCACGCTCCAGAACAGCACCATCCTCAACAAGTACGTCTACCCGGCCTCGCACGTCGCCAACACCGGCACCGACGCCTCGGTGCTGGCCCCGATGGGGGCGCGGCTGCGGCTCAAGGCGAACGTGGACATCTCGGGGCTCAACCCCCAGTCCAAGGTCGTCGCCCAGGCCATGAAGGACTACGGCGTGATCGTCGCCGACAACGGCAGCAACTTCTACGCCAGCGGCGCCAGCTACTCGGTCGACGCCGGCAACAACTTCACCCTGACCTGGAGCGACGCCGACATCCAGGACTCGACGCGGGGTCTGAAGAGCCTCACCTTCAGCGACTTCGAGGTCGTCGACACGACGCCGGTGGTCACCGGGCTGAGCGCCTCGTCCGGCTCGGCGGGGGCGACGGTCACCGTCACCGGCCTGAACTTCTCCGGGGCCGCCGGGCGGCTCTCGGTCCTCTTCGGCGGCGTCGCCGCGACGAGCGTGACGGTGGTCGACGACTCGCACGTCACGGCGGTCGTGCCGGCGGGGACGGGCACGGTGGACGTTCGCGTCCAATCGGGGGTCACGGCCAGCGACGCCCGGAACATCAAGAATCCGGTCTTCGGCTACGGCACCTCCGCCGTGACCGCCGCCGACCGCTTCACCTACGGCGGCACGACCGGGAATCAGGCGCCGACGATCGCCACGGCGGCCGCCGCATCGCCCAGCCCGGTGACCGGGACCACGGCGAGCCTGTCCGTGCTCGGCGCCGACGACGGCGGCGAGTCGAACCTGAAGTACACCTGGCAGGCGACCGCCTCGCCGTCGGGGGGGAGCCCCACCTTCAGCGCGAACGGGACCAACGCGGCCCGGAACGCGGTCGTCACCTTCCACCGCGCCGGGGCCTATACGTTCCGCGTCACGGCGACCGATGCCGGCGGCCTGACCGCGACCAGCACCGTGAACGTCACCGTCAATCAGACACTCACCAGCGTCGTCGTCTCGCCGTCGACGGCGAGCGTGGCCGACGGGGCCCGGCAGCAGTTCGCCGCCAGCGCGCTCGACCAGTTCGCGCAGCCCCTGGCGACCCAGCCGAGCTTCACGTGGACGAAGGTCAGCGGCCGCGGATCCCTCAACCGGTACGGCCGCTACACCGCGCCCTCCAGCGGCACGGGGACGGCCGTGATCCAGGCCGCGGCGGGGGGCAAGTCGGGCCGGGCCACCATCACGTACGCCCCCCTCGGCACGGCCGTGCAGGCCCTCTCGACGACCAAGGACACTTCGACGACGACGCGCGTCTCGCACAAGCGACGGCACGCGTGA
- a CDS encoding DUF1842 domain-containing protein: MSPTVGLFLITWSIGTAQPGAPTLTLACTVNTPHEVLNGMGVIQQAINPPLDFHTYVHGTYTDMTVMPDKTHILVVATGFPVQQPVILPPGHIGPAFEPNFHLRMVLDKDFKSGVANFQYLDGQGWHKVKNAPVKVIPNAAAPGA, encoded by the coding sequence ATGAGCCCGACCGTCGGCCTGTTCCTGATCACCTGGAGCATCGGCACCGCACAACCCGGGGCGCCCACCCTGACCCTCGCGTGCACGGTGAATACGCCTCACGAGGTGCTGAACGGCATGGGGGTGATCCAGCAGGCGATCAATCCCCCGCTGGACTTCCATACGTACGTCCACGGCACGTATACGGACATGACGGTGATGCCGGACAAGACGCACATCCTCGTCGTGGCCACCGGCTTCCCGGTCCAGCAGCCGGTGATCCTGCCCCCCGGCCACATCGGCCCCGCCTTCGAGCCGAACTTCCACCTGCGCATGGTCCTCGACAAGGACTTCAAGAGCGGCGTCGCGAACTTCCAGTACCTGGACGGCCAGGGCTGGCACAAGGTGAAGAACGCCCCGGTCAAGGTCATCCCGAACGCCGCGGCGCCCGGGGCCTGA